Genomic window (Saccharothrix australiensis):
GCTTGGTCAGGTATTCCTCGACCCACCGGTCCACGCTGTGCACTGCGTCGGGGGTCGTTCCTCGTCGTTTCCGCATGGGAACCTCGTTTCAAGGCGGGTCGCCGAGCGGGTCGTGGCCGTAGAGCAGGTCGGCCTCCTGCCGCACCTCCAGGGGGTAGGCGGCGTCCCGGGCGCGTTGCTCGGGGCCGTCCGGGAGGTGGAACTCGTAGCAGCGCTCGCGGCTGCGGAGCTGGACGTCGGTGGCCCGGTCGATGCGCAGGGCCTCGTATCGGCGCAGTGCCGCGGGCACGTCCGCGACGTGGCCCTCCGCCAGGCAGCGGGCCAGCACGACGGCGTCCTCGGCGGTCTGCCCGACGCCCTGGCCGAGGAAGGGCAGCATGCTGTGGGCTGCGTCGCCGAGCAGCGCCACCCGGCCGGCGGTCCAGCCGGGCAGCGGGTCCTTGTGGAAGATCGGCCAGCAGCTGCCGTCCCCGGCCGCCGCGAGCAGGTCGTGCACGTCCTCGTGCCAGCCGGTGAATTCGGCGTGCAGGGTGCGGGCGTGGACCGGTGCGCCCGGTGGGCGGGGGTCGTCGCGCTCGCCGGGGAGCCAGGCCATGAAGTTGACGACCTCGCCCCGGCGGATGGGGTAGTGCACGAGGTGGCGCCCCGGTCCCAACCAGGCTGTGTAGGAGTGGCGGGCGAACTCCGGTGCCCGACGTGCGGGCACCAGGAACCGGAACGCGCGCTGGCCGGCCTGGTTGAGGCGGTTCGCCTCGCCGTGCAT
Coding sequences:
- a CDS encoding FAD-dependent monooxygenase, with the protein product MRIAIVGAGIGGLLTAIALQQRGLAAQVYDRAAELREIGAGLIIGSNAVRLLWCLGLGERFERVSFVQEAEGPLRRWQNGAVVAEKPIGRAAVRRYGYATHGVCRADLQRLLLDALPPDRVHPGLRCEGLRDDGREAEVDLVDRSGGRHRVRADVVIGADGLHSAVAARMHGEANRLNQAGQRAFRFLVPARRAPEFARHSYTAWLGPGRHLVHYPIRRGEVVNFMAWLPGERDDPRPPGAPVHARTLHAEFTGWHEDVHDLLAAAGDGSCWPIFHKDPLPGWTAGRVALLGDAAHSMLPFLGQGVGQTAEDAVVLARCLAEGHVADVPAALRRYEALRIDRATDVQLRSRERCYEFHLPDGPEQRARDAAYPLEVRQEADLLYGHDPLGDPP